Proteins encoded in a region of the Syngnathus typhle isolate RoL2023-S1 ecotype Sweden linkage group LG20, RoL_Styp_1.0, whole genome shotgun sequence genome:
- the polr1h gene encoding DNA-directed RNA polymerase I subunit RPA12 translates to MSCFTGDPNFCPECGNVFPLPGMEDAICCPRCSFSISVSELAGREIRSTVVFNPVDKSSMGQESSNDTEVKGPVIDRRCSRCNKEGMIYHTRQMRSADEGQTVFFTCMHCRYQEKEDS, encoded by the exons ATGTCATGTTTTACTGGTGATCCCAACTTCTGTCCAGAGTgtggcaatgtttttcctttacCAGGGATGGAAGACGCCATCTGCTGTCCCCGCTGCTCCTTTTCCATCTCTGTGTCAG AGTTGGCAGGTCGAGAAATTCGCTCCACAGTCGTATTCAATCCGGTGGACAAGTCTTCCATGGGCCAGGAGAGTAGTAACGACACTGAAGTAAAGGGGCCTGTG ATCGACAGACGCTGCAGTAGGTGCAATAAAGAAGGCATGATTTATCACACAAGGCAGATGAGATCTGCAGATGAAGGCCAGACTGTCTTCTTCACATGTATGCACTGCAG GTACCAAGAGAAGGAAGACTCGTGA